The following nucleotide sequence is from Mesorhizobium sp. J8.
TCGTGCAGTTCCGCGACGACATCTACGGCCTCGACGGCGCCAGCGAGCTGCAGATCAGCTCCGCGCTATAATCGTCTGATCTTAAACCAAAAAGGCCGCTCTCGGAGCGGCCTTTTTTGTTTCTGCGGGACAGCCTTGAAGAGCGTCGCGATCTTTCAGATCCGATAAGAACCGTAAGCCCGCCGCGATTATCTCAAAGAAGTTAGTAAACCACTTTACGCAACCGCTTTACTGGCCAAATGTTATAGGCTAGCGTTTGGTCCGTTGCTGACTGGGACGGACATGAGCACCATCAATGACGTGGCGATAATGGCGAGGGTCTCGACCACCACCGTGTCGCGCTACCTCAACAATCGCATCGAGCTTCCGGCGGAGACGGCGGCCCGCATCGACGCGGCCATCGCGGCGCTCGACTATCGCCCGAACATTCTCGCCAAGCGCCTGAGCCTTGGCCGCTCCGAGGCGATTGGCATGATGACGCCTGAGATCGCCAACCCGTTCTTTGCCGAACTGGCCGCCGCCGTCGAGGACGAGGCCGAGAAGCACGGCTATTCCGTGCTGATGAGCAGCACCGGCGGCAACCGCGAGCGCGAGCTCGCGAGTCTCAGGCGGCTGAAGGACGGTCACGTCGACGGGCTGATCATGATGACCAATCGGCCGGACGACGGCTCTTTGGCCGCGACCCTTCATCATTACGGCCATATCGTCCTGATCGACGAGGATATTCCAGGCGTCAACGTCCCCAAGATCTTCGTGGAGAACCGCGAAGGCGCCCGTGCCGCGACGCGCCACCTCATTGAAGCCGGGCACCGGCGCATCGCCCATATCGGCGGCCCGGCGAAGCTGTTCAGCGCCATCGAGCGACTGGCAGGCTACCGCGACGCCATGGCCGAGGCGAGGATAGACGTCGGCGACGGCGATATCCGCCAGGGCGAATATTCGCGCGACTTCGGCCGCGCCGCCATGCTGGACATTCTGGCTGGCGACAGGCCGCCGACGGCCGTGTTCGCCGGCAGCGATTTCATTGCCATCGGCATCATGGAGGCGGTGCGCTCCAAAGGCCTCGGCGTGCCGCAGGACATTTCGCTGGTCGGCTTCGACGACATGCCGTTCGCCGACCTGCTCGCTCCGGGCCTCACCACCGTCCGCCAGCCTACCGCTGAACTGGGCCGCATCGGGTTCGGCACGCTCAAGGCGCTGATCGACAAGGCCTCGCCGCCTGAACTCACCCGGCTCCCGGTCGCGCTGGTCAAGCGCAACTCGGTGGCGCCGCCACGCTCCTGAGAAGGACAGTTCTCAACCAAGAAAGGGGAATGAAACAAATGACAAGATCGATCGTGAAATCAATGGCATACGCCGCGGCTCTCGGGCTTGGCCTGATGACCGGCCCGGCATTCACCGCCGACTTCAGTGCCGTCTATGTGATGTCGGACAATCTCGGCGACATGGGCTTCAACGACAACGCCGCCACCGGCTTCGCCCGCGCCGAGAAGGAAGGCGTCAAGACGCGCCTGCTGCAGGCCTCGCCGACCGACCCGCAGCTCTGGCGCCAAAACCTCGAGGCGGTATCGAATTCGGGCGAATGGAGCGTCGTCTTCACCGGGCCGAACATGCATGACAACCTGGCTGACGTCGCGCCGCAGCATCCCGACCAGAAATACGTCTTCTTCGACGACGAGTTGAAGCAGCCCAACGTTCTTTCGGTGAAATACGCGCAGAACGAGGGCTCCTACCTTGCCGGCGCGCTGGCCGCGATCGCGGCGACCGACAAGAAGGATTTCCCGCTCACCTCCGGCGATCCGAAGATCGCGGTCGTCGCCGGCATGGACCTGCCGGTCATCCAGGACTTCATCCTCGGCTTCAAGCAGGGCGCCAAGACCGTCGTGGCGGATATTGATGTGCAGGTGATCTTCATCGGCAACTTCAACGACGCGCAGAAGGCCTATGATCTCACCAAGACCGCCATCCAAAATGGCGCCAACGTCGTCTTCAACGTCGCCGGCCCCGCCGGCCTCGGCATCCTCAAGGGCGCGGCGGACTCCAAGAAATACGCCATCGGCGTCGATTCCGACCAGAGCGGTCTGCACCCGGACAATGTGATCGCCTCGATGATCAAGCAGATCGGCAACTCGATCTACGACTCGATCAAGCAGATCCGGGACGGCAAGGCCGAGTTCGGCAAGCTCAAGGTCTACGGCCTCGCCAATGAGGGTGTCGGCCTCGTCTACAACGACAAGCTGGTGCCCGCCGAGATCAAGGCCAAGGTTGACGCCGCCAAGGCCAAGGTGGTCAGCGGCGAGATCAAGGTCGACACTGCTTTCAAGTAAGCCTCCCAGGACCTTGAAACGGGGCGCTGCGCAGGCGGCGTCCCGTGTGCCGACCACGAAGCCTGCCCCGGAAGTCTAACCCATGAGCGACCCAGATATCATTTTGAGCCTTGCAGGCATCGCCAAGTCGTTTGGCGACAAGGCCGCGCTCAGCCATGTCGACCTCGATGTCCGGCGCGGCGAGGTGCATGTCATCTGCGGCGAGAACGGCGCCGGCAAATCGACGCTGATGAACATCCTTGCCGGCATTCACCAGCCGAACGCCGGCTCCATCGTGCTGAACGGCAAGACCGTCACGATCGCCGACCCGATCGCCGCGAGCCGCCTCGGCATCGGCATGGTGCACCAGCACTTCACGCTCGTGCCATCCATGACCGTGGCTGAAAACCTGTTTCTCGGCCGCCAGCCACGCCGTCTGGGCATCTTCTCCGACCGCCGCCAGATGGCAGATCGCGCCCGCGAACTGATCGCGCGTTACAACTTCCATCTCGATCCGGAAGCGCCGGTGCGCACGCTTTCGGTTGGTCAGCGCCAGCGCGTCGAGATCCTGAAGGCGCTGGCATTCGACGCCGATCTCCTGATCCTCGACGAACCGACCGCCGTGCTGACGCCGCCCGAAGTCGACGAACTGATCGGCGTGGTCGACGGGCTGCGCGCCAGGGGCCGCACCATCCTTTTCATCACCCACAAGCTGCGCGAAGTGAAAGCGGTTTCCGACCGCGTGACCGTCATTCGCCGCGGCCACAGCATCTCGACGCACAACACCGCCGATGTCACCGAGGCCGACATCGCCCGCGACATGGTCGGCCGCGAGGTGTTCCTTGTCGGTCGCAAGGGCGGTGCCCGGCGCGGCTTCGGCGCCCCCGTTCTGACGCTGGACGATGTCAGCATGACCAATCATTCGGGCCGGCGTCTGCTCGATCGGATATCTCTCGATGTGCGCGCCGGCGAGGTGCTGGGTATCGCCGGCGTCGACGGCAACGGCCAGACGGAGCTCGCCGAGGCGATCGCGGGGCTGATGGCGGTGCAGGCGGGCAAGATCGTTTTTGGCGACCGGGATCTGACCGACGCCGACCTGCGCGAACGTCAGCAGGCCGGTCTTGGCTTTGTGCCGGAGGATCGCCTCGACCGCGGCCTCAGCGTCACGATGAGCGTTGCCGAGAATGTCGCCGCCACCAATTACAAACGCGCCGGATTGCTGTCCGGCGGCCTGATCGACCGACACAAGCTCGACAGCTTCGCCAGCGAGAAGATCAAGGAGTTCGACGTGCGCGGCGCGCAGCCGTCGACGCAGGCCGGCTGGCTCTCCGGCGGCAACATGCAGAAGCTGGTGATCGCCCGCGAATTGGAGCGCGATCCGTCGCTGCTCCTGATCTGCCAACCGACGCGCGGACTGGACATCGGCGCGTCCGAATTCGTCCACGCGCGCATCCTGCAGGCCGCCGACCGGGGCCGCGCCGTGCTTTTGATCTCGTCCGAGCTGTCGGAGATCTTCGCGCTCTCCGACAGGATCGGCGTCATGTATTCGGGCCGCATGATGCGGGTCCTCGACCGGGCCGAGGCTGACGAGGAGACCGTCGGATACCTGATGAACGGCGGATCGAGGGAGGCAGCGTGATGGCTCCGGCGCTGTCCGATTTCCTGCGCGTCATTCGCGCGCCGCTCGCCGCGATCCTGCTCACGCTGGCGCTCGGCTTCCTGCTGGTCGCGTCGATCACGGATGAGCCGGTCCGCGCCTATCGCGACCTCTTGCTCGCCAATTTCGATTCGCTCGGCAACTTCGCCCTGTTCCTCAACCGCGCCACGCCGCTGACCCTGATCGCGCTGGGCGTCGTCTTTTCGTTTCGCGCTGGCATCTTCAATGTCGGCGGCGAGGGCCAGCTCTACGCA
It contains:
- a CDS encoding LacI family DNA-binding transcriptional regulator, with amino-acid sequence MSTINDVAIMARVSTTTVSRYLNNRIELPAETAARIDAAIAALDYRPNILAKRLSLGRSEAIGMMTPEIANPFFAELAAAVEDEAEKHGYSVLMSSTGGNRERELASLRRLKDGHVDGLIMMTNRPDDGSLAATLHHYGHIVLIDEDIPGVNVPKIFVENREGARAATRHLIEAGHRRIAHIGGPAKLFSAIERLAGYRDAMAEARIDVGDGDIRQGEYSRDFGRAAMLDILAGDRPPTAVFAGSDFIAIGIMEAVRSKGLGVPQDISLVGFDDMPFADLLAPGLTTVRQPTAELGRIGFGTLKALIDKASPPELTRLPVALVKRNSVAPPRS
- a CDS encoding ABC transporter ATP-binding protein, coding for MSDPDIILSLAGIAKSFGDKAALSHVDLDVRRGEVHVICGENGAGKSTLMNILAGIHQPNAGSIVLNGKTVTIADPIAASRLGIGMVHQHFTLVPSMTVAENLFLGRQPRRLGIFSDRRQMADRARELIARYNFHLDPEAPVRTLSVGQRQRVEILKALAFDADLLILDEPTAVLTPPEVDELIGVVDGLRARGRTILFITHKLREVKAVSDRVTVIRRGHSISTHNTADVTEADIARDMVGREVFLVGRKGGARRGFGAPVLTLDDVSMTNHSGRRLLDRISLDVRAGEVLGIAGVDGNGQTELAEAIAGLMAVQAGKIVFGDRDLTDADLRERQQAGLGFVPEDRLDRGLSVTMSVAENVAATNYKRAGLLSGGLIDRHKLDSFASEKIKEFDVRGAQPSTQAGWLSGGNMQKLVIARELERDPSLLLICQPTRGLDIGASEFVHARILQAADRGRAVLLISSELSEIFALSDRIGVMYSGRMMRVLDRAEADEETVGYLMNGGSREAA
- a CDS encoding BMP family ABC transporter substrate-binding protein encodes the protein MTRSIVKSMAYAAALGLGLMTGPAFTADFSAVYVMSDNLGDMGFNDNAATGFARAEKEGVKTRLLQASPTDPQLWRQNLEAVSNSGEWSVVFTGPNMHDNLADVAPQHPDQKYVFFDDELKQPNVLSVKYAQNEGSYLAGALAAIAATDKKDFPLTSGDPKIAVVAGMDLPVIQDFILGFKQGAKTVVADIDVQVIFIGNFNDAQKAYDLTKTAIQNGANVVFNVAGPAGLGILKGAADSKKYAIGVDSDQSGLHPDNVIASMIKQIGNSIYDSIKQIRDGKAEFGKLKVYGLANEGVGLVYNDKLVPAEIKAKVDAAKAKVVSGEIKVDTAFK